The DNA region TTTTATGCACTGAAGTTAAGTTTTGCACTGAAGACATGTCGACTATACTAAAGCTTGTTTTTGATGCACCATAAAGGTGAATGGTGCACTTTgtgattgtatttgtatatcaaAGTTGTTGGTTGGACCAAAGTGAATTTTCATCTCAGTTGTTAAAAGTGTCTGATATATCAATAgtattatacacaccataaatggtgtgtaaggAGGGAATTTGTgatataattataaatgtataaatgtatcctcttgtgtaataactgacaaGTGCTCGTATTTACATAGCtcatgtgaagaaatgttaggtactatatgtattaaataaagctcatactCATAACTGTCTTATTATATCAGGGATAATTGTGACTCATTGTGATCATAGTCACTGATATTGTGAATAAGTAATATGAGAGCGCCCCGTaggatgtgacgtgatgacgtcagacgtCAAAGACCAGAAATGATGTATACACGGATGTGACCAGTAGGCGGGACCATTCTGTAGACCGGTCACCCAGCTGGGTAAAGtttccatgcttgtcttatattaataaatgctttgttgaaCAAGAAGTTTGCTATATTGATTCGCCGCAGCCTCTACGTCTTCCAAAGTTAACAGTCTCCTCCCAgttgtctagttacttgcataaagttttaacttgtttggcaggtacagctgcgtttCAGTCTCCCGTTCACTGGGACTCTCATCCATGTTGTCTtctgttattgttcctgttttcttcttctgtgtgtttactggcgaataacgtttttcaactaaagttaaacataatactgccacctgctctaccggaggtcACTTTACCGCTGTACTCTTATTAAATTGCACCTTTAGTATAGCAAAAGTGATATTTGATGTAATTTTAATATAGGTAATTATTGTTAGGGATCTGATTAAATCTGATTAATAGGAAGGTGTTAATATAattgcaaatacatttttaccaCACATACAACTACCACATACAGGTTAATTCTATTATGTCTCTAGATGAATTATTAATgtaggtggcagtattatgtttaactttagttgaaaaacgttatccaccagtaaacacacagaagaagaaacaggaacaataacacagaagaagacgagaacatgagtcacagtgaacgggagatagatggagacgcagctgtacctgccaaacaagttaaaccTTTATCCAGTGTCGAGCTAAATGTTTTAACTTGACACTGGACTGGATTCTGTGATTGTGTGAGAATGATCTCATCCCTGATATATAGAATTACTGAAAGTTTCAAAACGTTGGCTAATACCTGTCTGAATGAAGAGACTTTCATAATTCATGTATTTCAATTAGAgttgcaacgattagtcgatcacAGGTTAATCGTTAAAGTTACTTTGAATGCcacaaaatgctgtttttagctTCTCCAATACGGAGCTTTCCTGCTACAGTGTTTGAtatcattaaagtgaatatctttgggttttggactgacaaagcAAGACATCACCTGAGACTTTAAGAAACTGGAAGAGAGTTTCTGTATAGACCGAATGATTCATCTCTAAAGTAAGTTAGTTACAGCCCTCATTTTAATAACCTTGTACATTTAATTCATCTCTGACGGTCAGCTTGGTATTAACcaaacattcaaatcaaatgtatttatagagcccaatatcacaaattacacatttgtctcagtgtttacagactacaggatacgacaccctctgtctttagaccctcgcaccgcacaaggaaaaacttcctaaaagaaaccccacaagtataaaacaaacataaaacattgaCTGTGGCTGAGATAACTTTGACATTGTACAATCGACATCAGGCTCGTCAGGACTGCCCTCGTGTGGAGAAGACTGAACACTGCAGCACTCTTCATAATGTGATGGTAGCATGATCCTCTGCATTAAACAGTCAGTTTCTTGATTGTGCATAATTGTTTATTCAGTTCAACAGACTAGTTATGTTCACTAGCCGTTAAACTTGCTCAAAATTAAAAAGGTTAATTACAGAAccatcaaacaaaacaaatgttcaatCCATTTTTCTTCAAAAGCATTCTTTAAATGTCAGCAATTCTTTAGTTTCACACATTTTCAACACTGAATTTAACCTTAAAAGTTAGTAAACCTTCTAGATGACAGGAGAAACTGAAAAAGAGGTGCGTACTTGTGGTTTAATCCCGCAGGATATACTGAAGTTCTGTTGAGCCAACCGATCTAATCTCTTTAATACAATATAGTATTTGAAAATGATGTATTCATGTTGTCATTTTCAAAATACCAGGGCATTAATCTCTCAAATCTATCCTCTGAAGGTAGTAGCACTGGCCCCAATTATTACCGGTGATAAACACTTTATCTGTTTCCATCTATTCTAAACTGAAGTTCCACGCTGTTGTCTGAGCACTGAGTATCttggaaatatttgtttttaaaggggCAACGTACCTGCAGCTGGCTGACTGCAACTCTAATATAAAGCACCCAGAATTATCTCATCAATATTACTCAGATCCTAAATGCTCAGGGTCAACTTCGGGAACATCAAACAGGAAATACTGTGATGCAAGTCATGTATCCATGAAAAGCCTAAAGCATACATCGAGAGCAGCTCGTTATACCCCTCCCTTCCTTTACTCAGGCATCTCAACAGAATGTTACCCATAAGGCCTTTCAGTGTGACAGGAGGGTGCTGGAAAACTTTGACCCAGTTGTACAACGAAGAATGAATGGTAATTAAACTGATGGCATGCCACTCAAACAATGGATGAAGCACATCGAGAACAAGGACTAAAACGCAGCATGAACTTTGGCTACATACTAAAACCTTTTACAATTGCTTATAGTTCCAAGAAAGATCAGAATAGAAGTAAAAACAAGCGGTGGGAAGATCAACTCAAGAAACAATATGATTAAATCCACTTCAGTGTCTACTTTGTGTGAACCATGGATGTGCTGAAGAGaagtttctgctttttcttcttcttctttcctcctttctcctctgaAAGACAAGACATCGAATGAGTGTACGTTTTCTAACAAACACTTGTCACATGTGTCACAATTTAATTTACTAGATATAGTTCATTCATAGATGTCCAACCTGGGACAACCACAGGTTGTGGAGGAGAAGCTGCACCACTGTCCAGCTGCAGAAGAGCTTTCTCAAAGGCCTGGCTGAAGGAGTTCTGGAAGCTGGGCACAGGGACGCGCTCAGACCCGTCACTCTCTCCATCGCTGTCTGCTGCTGGGGGAGCTAGCAGCTCTGCATGGCACAAGACACAGGCTTTACAGGAAATACACAATACTAAACAAAGCTCCAGTTAGTTCACCCGCACACCTGTCAGTACGAGCTACTTGTACCGACTGACacaagcacatacagtatagagAAAACTGTTGCCGTCTAAATTCTGACTTTACATTTTCAAGTCACCACTACATCTACAATCTTGCACTACCTTTCTTTGGAGTGATCCTGGGCCCAGCATCACCTCTGGCTTTCCCATCTCTTAGCATCTACACAGGACACAGGACCATGTCAAGTATATAAGTTATGTGCTACAACAACAGCACTTCAGTTATGTCATGCATTTCCCTGATATGACAAAGGATGTCTTAATGAATAATGTTGCTATGTtggcatttgtgtgtttgccaTACACACCTGTGCAAAGGACATACAGTGGGACTCATCCTCCACACTACCCACAATGGGTGAAGAGCTTTGCCCATTCAGACTTGGGAAGCTCATCCcatctaaaaacaacaacagtaatgCTCAACTCACATTGTTCAAATGCTCAAACATAAGCTATGAACAgacagaaatgttatttatagcACTGAACAAAACATTGCAGAGGAGAAGCTGCTCTTACCAGAGGAAGGGCTGCTGCTGAGGGGTGAAGGGGGGGCAAATGTGAAGTCAGGCTGCATTAAAGGGCTGCTGTGGGGGGGAGACCCGAAGGCTGGGAAATGCTGAAGGTTCTCCAATCCGATATGCACCTCAGGATCTGTGCAACATACGAGTGCAAATACAGTTACAGAGCGCCGTCAGATATGTGAAGATTCTTCTGGAGGTACGATTACAGTTGTAACCAGCTGTACTCACATTTACCCTGCTTCTTGTTCTCCTCGAATTCGATTCGCTTCTCTCTGCGCTTCTCATCCCTCGCTTTCTTCTGCCTCAGGTGATTTCTCTTCTCTAAGTCATCTAGTAGTGTGGAGGAAAATTAATGCAATCAACAGTTACAATCTATGAAGTCTCCCGGCGACAACTTTAAATTCACACTCTGAAAACAAGCAAAGTGTTCTTACCTGCAAATGTGTCCAGAGTTTCTTTGGACAGGATTGGCGGCAGTAGAGCTAACTCACAGATGCTGAACTCGCACGTGAGTGGCAGATGAGCCAGGTAGCGATGACGACGGCGAATATCCTGCAACAGAGCCAATCATGAAAGATCAGAAACtgtttaacattttcaaacatttaaagttgtgACCCAAGCAGACGAACAGAACACCACCAACATGGAAAACTGCCTAAAACTTGAAACAGCGACACCAAAATGATCCGAGTAGTATGCGATTTGTGTCTCCTTGTTTTGCTCACCTCGGTGACCGTGTGTCCAACTATCTCCACCACTGTGGCAGTGATGGAGTCCGGACTGGCCTCCAAGCTGCCGTATTCACGCAACAGACAGCGTACATTCACAGGATGCAGGAACATCTGCTGGCAGTCATCAGCTGAGAGAAACATGAGCGAGGGAGGAAAAGGCAATAAGGAATAGTTTGAGTCAACAATGAAACTTTAAACGTGAGGGAAAAAAGACCAACAGCCACCATGGTCAGACTCCAAGACGGTTAATGTTACTTCATTCAgatttttacaaaccaaacacatGATTTGTCAGATTTCGATGAACAGCTGATTTGTCTCGCTTTAGCTAGATTCAACTATCAGTTAGTTCTTATGTAATCAGGAAGTTTGCAATTTAGTTTCCTCACAGCAACCAAGCTTGACAAACAACACCAGATGATTTTGGTTGAGACAGGAGAGCAAGGAATTACCCACCTTGGTAGAAATAGTAGTAGGGTCCATGCACCACGCTGGCTGAAGGGCGGCTTGACTCTGCCTGGCTGGCAGGGCTCTCCTCATCAGGCTGGGGCTCTGGGGCTTCATCCATCATGGCCTCTGGGGGCTCCTCCAGCACACTCTCCAAAATACTTTCAGGGAAGCCTGGCAGCTCTGCAGCGGCGTCCTCTGGGACCTCCGCCACCTCTGGGACCTCCGCCACCTCTGGGACCTCGACTACCTCCGCCACCTCGTCATCAAATGCAGAGGAGTACTGCAGCACAGGCTACAAAGGAAAGAGACGGACACCTCTTACTTATCATAccaataataacatataaaagcAGAAGTAAAATAATTTGATCCCATCACTAATAGACAAGAATGTTGAAAAGATGCGTTCTTTAGACTCACCTTGGTGCTGCTGATAATAGTAACCACTTCGTCCACAGGAGAAGGTTCTTCCAGAGTCAGAGAGGAAAGGTCAAGCCTGACTCTCACATTTGCCTTTTGCTGCTTCAGCAGCATTTCCTCTCG from Cottoperca gobio chromosome 9, fCotGob3.1, whole genome shotgun sequence includes:
- the rnf10 gene encoding E3 ubiquitin-protein ligase RNF10, whose protein sequence is MLESSVALYPELGPRTVQFTKTNMEKNPNSSTNAKVPPRSSSTGPAPADSKPKTESKNNGGSKRNSRKREPAFPKTDSFQGARHTNSQKSKNFEKRPLQRGGGKQYAVAGGGRREEVAETRRAEFCPAQFAGPKKISLNHLLNFTFEPRGGYGGFGDGGHSVWGRRNKWGHKHKPFNKELFLQANCQFVVSDDQDYKAHFTDPDTLVNWDCVQQVRIYSHEVPSCPICLYPPLSARITKCGHIFCWPCMLHYLSLSDKSWSKCPICYEAVNTDDLKNVVAMETRQYVAGDVITMRLMRREKGSLVAMPSSQWVKVEEPVRFGDACLSPYSKLLLTSPTQVLSLVAEEKAVLQAQLSQEGGDAQGCFIQSALCLLQEREEMLLKQQKANVRVRLDLSSLTLEEPSPVDEVVTIISSTKPVLQYSSAFDDEVAEVVEVPEVAEVPEVAEVPEDAAAELPGFPESILESVLEEPPEAMMDEAPEPQPDEESPASQAESSRPSASVVHGPYYYFYQADDCQQMFLHPVNVRCLLREYGSLEASPDSITATVVEIVGHTVTEDIRRRHRYLAHLPLTCEFSICELALLPPILSKETLDTFADDLEKRNHLRQKKARDEKRREKRIEFEENKKQGKYPEVHIGLENLQHFPAFGSPPHSSPLMQPDFTFAPPSPLSSSPSSDGMSFPSLNGQSSSPIVGSVEDESHCMSFAQMLRDGKARGDAGPRITPKKELLAPPAADSDGESDGSERVPVPSFQNSFSQAFEKALLQLDSGAASPPQPVVVPEEKGGKKKKKKQKLLFSTSMVHTK